The Candidatus Hydrogenedentota bacterium sequence AACAGTATTGGGCAAGCCCGGCTCGCGGCACGATCCCGTTCGGCTGGACGATATGCGCGATGGACCTGTTGCAACTCTGCCCGTACACGCTCGATTACCTGCGCGACACGGCCACGCCGAAGGATGATTTCGTGCTGCTGGGCGGCGGATACTACTATCCCGACTGGTTTGGCCGGAAACGTCCGGGCGCGGATTGGCTCGCGATGCAGGCGCGGCGCACGGCGAAATATATGAACGCGTGTGGCCTCAACCTGCTGATGGTCAACGTGCAGCAATGGGATTCGCCGGAAGCGACGCGCGCCTATGAAACCTACGCGCGCGAGATGCCGAACCTGCGCGGTCTGTTCGTCATCCAGTACGCGCCGTATACGGGCGGCGGCGGAGCCATCCGATGGGTCAACGGCCTGCCCGTGATGGCCGCTCGCAACGCGATATGGGCCGGACGCGGCGAATTTCCGCGGGAAGGCACGCCGAATCGTGTGGCGCGTCTGTTGAATGAATGGGCGGCGCAGCCGATCAAAAATGAAGACGACCGCTTCGCATGGGTGATTGTCCATGCGTGGTCATGGTTCCAAGAAGCGGAATTCAACGCGCCCTTGCAGACCGAGGAAACCGATCCCAAGGACATGCAGCCGGACCCTGCCGCACGCGGCTACCTGCCTGCCGTATGGGCCGCCCGCCACCTTTCCCCCAACATACGCGTCGTCACCCCCTCCGCGCTCGTCGAAACGCTACATCTTGTACACGGCAAGCCGTGAGGGCAACATTTTCAACGCGCGCCCAGTAGTTGGGCGGCGGCTTGAGGCAAGATGTTGCCCTGAATTTGCGCGAATGTCCCTTGCATGAGGCGCATCTGGTTGCGCGTCTGTTCGATTACGGCGCCGGCGATGTCCAAGTCGCGAATGAGCGATTCGGACGCCTGCATGTTTTGTGCGGCTGTGCCGCGGACGGCAAGGGCCTGTTCAAAACGGTTTTGCTGCGCGCCGAGGCTGGCACGGTTCCGGTCGAGGGCGGTTGCCGCGTTGTCGAGTCGTTCCAGCGCGTCGGCCGCGCCGGTTTGAGTTGAAAGATCAAGGCCGTTCAGTCCCAGCGCGTTTGTCGTGCCGGCGTTGATGACGATTTGTTCGCCGCCTTCCGTTCCGACGGCAATCGGCCCCGTGGAGCCGTCGAGCAACCGGGTTCCGTTGAACTCGGTGTTCCGGGCGGTGTCCTCAATTTGTCCGAGAAGGGCTTGCGCCTCTTGGTTGAGGGCGCTGCGCTGCTCATCGGTCAAGGCGCCGTTGGCGGCCTGCAAGGCCAGTTCGCGAATGCGTCCGACGGCTTCCTGCTGCGTTCCGAGGGCCGCGTCGGCGGTTTGAACGACATTGATGCCCGTTTGCAGGTTGTTGGCTTCCTGCGTGTATTGAAGTATTCGTGCGCGAAAGGTTTCGGCGATGGCGAGACCCGCGGCGTCGTCTTTGGCGCCGGTTATTCGCAGGCCGCCGGCAAGTTGTGCCTGCTTGCGTTGCATCTTGGCGGCCGCATCCGCCAGCATGCGCTGCGTGCCCAATGCGCGATTCAGCGAGTTGATTTCAAGTCCCATGACGACAACCTCCGTTCAATGGCCCATGCCTGCCCGTTCCATTTCCTGAAGCGGCCACGTGTCAACCCTTCTGGCTTCAGTATACCATCAATCCGTGAACCATTCATCGCACGGCAAGCAGGCAAACGCCGAGATTTTTCTCCAATTCGTTGAGAGCCATGAGTTTGTCCGCCGGAAGAAGTTCCGGTTCGACTTGGACTTCCTTCAGAGCAAGCAGGCGGATGCCTTCGGCCCGCTCAAATTCCTGAACCCGTTGAATTTGATCGATCGAAAGAGGGGCAAACACATACATGGCGGCGGACTCCCTTCATTCCCCGGGTTTCGGCACCCGGATCTTTTTATCGGCCAACAGCGGATCGCTTTTATCCATTTTGTTTAACTCCAACAGTTTCTTGACCGTTGTGCCATACTGCACGGCAATCTTTTGAAGCGTCTGGCCCGGCAGCACCAGATGTTCGATGGTTTCTTCCGCCGGCGCGGCATCCACCACCGGCGGCGGAAGAGACGTCGGTTCTCCCTTGTAAATGACCAATTTCTGGCCTGTTTTGATCACATTGCCATCGAGATTGTTCCATGCCGCCAAATCCTTGGCCTTGACGCCGTAACGCCGAGCGATCTTTTCAAGGGTTTCGCCCTTCTCGACGACGTGCATTATTTTTTCGCCGCTTGGCGCATCAGAGGCGTTCCCGGTTACCGGTGGGGGGGCAGGAGCCGGGGAAACCGGAGCCGGTTCGACGGATGGCGGGGCCGCCGGGATTTCGGTTGAACGAAGACGATCCTGCCATTGGCGAAGCCGGTCGCGGCTCTTGGCGAGTTCATCGCGGGACAGCGCGCTGGTCTCGATGGCTTCATGGATGGCATTGGCCGCCGCGCGAATGCGATCGGGACGCGCGTCGAGAAACAGGACGGCGTCACAGCCGGCCATGAGCGCTTCGACAACCGCCCGATCGGCGGGCCGTGATCGTTCGATAATGGACGAGGCCATATTGTCCGCGAGAATAACATTCGGAAAATTCCAGTGTTCACGCAATACCTTGCGCACCAGCACCGGGGAAATGGACGCGGGGCGCTTGGGAAACTGTTCGTCCAGCGCGGGAACGGCGGCATGACCGGCCAGAATGCCGGCAATGCCTTGACGGGCCGCCTCGTCGAACGGGTACATGAGTTCGGCCAGACGAGATACTTCATATTCGAGAACGAGGCGATCCTCATTGTCAATCTTGCGCATCGCGCCGGCGCCCGGGTAGATCTTGGCCACGGGTATCGCGCCCCCGGCCGAAATGCCATCCGCAAACGCAAGACCCAACAGGGCCACCTGTTCCTGATCCGTGCCGTAGGTGCGGCTGTCCGCAACGGAAGAAGCGACTTCAACGGGCGCCACGTCGAGCACCGGCGAAAGCAGTATGCCGATGCCGCGTGAAAGGGCGGCCGCTGCACAGGCTTTTCCAAACTCGCGCGCACCCTTGATATCCTTGTTTTTACCCAATTCAGCCGCAGTCGGCGCGGGATCCATTTTGAGCGGATTAAGATTTCCCCCTTCCTGTTCGACGGCTATCAGGGGCCAATCGGCCAAGGTATCGCCAAAACCGCTTTCGCGCTTGATATCGGCAACCAGTGAAGACGTCTGAACCCCGTCAACCATGTTCGACTCGCGCAAGACTATTCCTGCCGGACGGATTTCCTTCAACAAAACCTTTGTCGAGTTGTCCAACGACGTTCCCTCGATGGCGATGAACAGGAAATGACCCGGCCACAAATCGTCGGGGCCGGGAACCGGTTTCGTGGCTATCGGTTCCGTTTTTTCCGGGGCGGGCGGTAACGGTTCGGCGGTCTGTGCCGGCGTGTTCGCGGCCGCTTCCGGTGCGGGTTCGGACGGGGCGGGCGGTTCCGGTTTTTGGACAACGGTTGCCGGAGTCGCTTCCGGGGCATGGCTGGATTTCACAGCCATCAATACAAACGCCGACGAAAAACCCACCGCAACACCGAGCACAAAAGTAATCAGCAACATGCCCGATGGGCGCCTGCCGCGCCTCCGCACATAAATATCACTCATCGTCCCCGTTCCCAATTTATTGGTTGCAATTTCCACCACGCCGATTTACCGCGTGATTATAGCATAGCAAAGGCCTTGGGGCTGTACCCTTGCAAACAAATTCCTGCACAATCCCGCGACACCCGGATGGATGCCCAAACCCATCCGGGAACTTCCGCCGTCTTGTTATTGCATGGGGGGAACCGACCAAGCACGAGGAACCGTGTACGCTCCGATAAAGTTGGATTTGCCCGTGTTCTCCCTTTTTTTGCTAAGATGGCCTTACGGCAGTGTGCTGACGAAAAGCGGCCTTGATTTTGCCGATGCACTCCATTCTGTTTTATGCCCCGAACAGGCCGAAAGAAACGGAGTGGCCGACTATGGGATCAAACGGTTGTGATTCCAGCGCCTTCTGATAAAGAGGAGAAACCGTGAAGAAAGCATCTTTATTCGCCGCCTGGATGGCTGTGTTCATTCTGCTTGCGCAGTCTGTTCAAGCCCAGCCAAAAACAGGAACAACCAACGGGGACCTGCAGGGCAATCTTTCCATTTTGAACCTCTTTGGAGAACAGCCGGAAACGATGCGGCAACTGTACTCGGCCGCCTATGCCGTGCTGGCTTCGGATCCGCAAGCGAGCTTTGCGGATGTCGCGCGTGATCCGGGGATACGCCGTCTTTGCAGCGAAAACGCCATTTTACACTTCGGCGGCCCCATGCTGGGATCGGTTACGCCGGATGGTGCAACAATTTGGGTGCGGACCGCGCAACCGGCGAAGGTGGAAGTCCGTGCCACTGTAAATGGAGAAGAAAAATCTTTTGGCCCCGTAACGACGTCGGATGCGTCCGATTTGACGGCGATTGTGCCGGTGACCGGCCTCCCGCCGAACACCCGATGCCCTTACCGGGTACTCATTGATGGCATGCCGATTGCCGTTCCGGGTGATGCCGCCATCCGTACCGCGCCGGAATCTTCAAGAACCGGCAGGGTACGAATCGCCTTCGGCAGTTGTTTTCACCGTTGGGGATTGGGCAACCACGTTCTGGCCGACCGTATCCGCGGCCGGAATCCCGCCGCGTTGTTGTTGATGGGCGACATTGCCGTGCAGGACAGAAACAATCACCTCGGACTGCACCGGGCCGATTACCTGCTGCGCGATTGCCATCCGGCATGGCGGAGCCTCGTTGCCTCAATCCCCGTGTATGCCACGTGGGACGACCATGACTATTTCGACAACGACAAGGCCGGCATCCCTCCGGGGTTCACCGGCAAGGACCGGGCGGGGGTTCGCCGCGTGTTTGAGCAAGCCTGGAACAACCCCGCTTATGGATTCCCCGATGATCGGGGCGGCGTTTTTTTTCGTACACGCATCGGGCCTTGCGACATCGTCATGCTCGACAACAGGTACTTCCGAACAGGGCAGAAAGGTTCCTTTCTGGGTGAGGAGCAAATGCAATGGCTTGAGGATCAGTTGCTCGATTGCCAAGGTCCCTTCATCATTTTGTCCTGCGGCACCATGTGGAGTGACTATGTCTCCGCCGGCAAGGATTCCTGGGGGCGTTGGGACCCCGAAGGGCGAGAACGCATCTTTAGACTCATTGAGAAAAATCACATTGGCGGCGTGCTGTTGATATCCGGCGATCGGCACGGCGCCCGTGGATTCCGAATTCCGCGGCCAGGAGGGTTCGCCTTCTATGAGTTCGGAGCTGCCTGCCTCGGCGCCCGAACCGGCCCGCCCGTGACCGATCCCGAATGGACCACCCAGTTGTACGGCATCGAGGGCCAATACGCATTCGGCGAGTTCAATTTCGATGCCACCGTTGCGGATCCCGAAGTTGCTTTTCGGTTGATCCAAGAGGATGGCGAGGAACTGTATAATCTGACCTTGACCCGCCGCCAATTGACTCCCGGCAATGCGCCATAGATGCAGGGAATGATCCGGCTATCGGTCTGTGCGTTGTGAATGGCGGACAAATGCCAAATCATCGCATTCAATCCGAAATGCTCAGACTGAAAGCCCCTCCCTTCATCTTGGACGGCTGGTTTTTTAGAGTACTTGAAGCGTCTGCGTGCAAGCCTCTACGCTCGCGTCTTGTTTTCCTGATTGTAGGAAAGTAGAAAGCAGACAAGGAGATCTTTAGACTTCCCGGAATCAAATTCGCCGCGCGGGAGCGGCAGGGAGCGGATGCATGAAGGCTGTGTATTGTGTCGGAACGCATTGGGATCGCGAGTGGTACGAGCCGTTTCAGGAATTTCGGATGTGGCTCGTCGAGTTGATTGACGAACTAATGGATTTGATGGATCGCGATCCGGAGTACAAATGTTTTCATCTCGACGGGCAGGCGGTGGTCTTGCAGGACTATCTCGAAATCCGTCCCGAACGCCGCGATCGCCTCGTGTCGTTTCTGAAGTCGAAGCGGCTTTTGGCGGGCCCGTGGTACGACCTTCCGGATGAATGGCTGATTTCGGGCGAAAGTTATGTCCGCAATCTGGCCATGGGCATGCGTGTGTGCCGGTCGCTCGGTTTCGAGCCGATGCGGTTTGCCTACACGCCGGATCAGTTCGGCCATATTGCCGCGTTGCCGACGATCATGAACGGCTTCGGCCTTCGCGCGGGGATCTGCTGGCGCGGGACGCAGGACGAGAATTATCCGGCGCATTTTGTGTGGATTGGACCGGATGGCAGCCGGATGGTCACGAACAAACTGCGCGACTGCGGCAGTTATGGCCCCTTTGATTTCGCCGTGCGCGGCCGGCTCAAGCGGGAGGAATATCCCACAGAAGCCATTGCCGGGTATTTCGAACCGTATTTCAAGTCCGAATCCGAACGGGCGCAGGCGCCGATCGTCTTATTGCTCGACGCGATCGATCATCAGCGGCCCGATCCAAAAATGCCGTGGTTGCTGGACGAACTGAAAAAACGTTTCCCGGATGTCGAGTTTTCATGGACGACGCTTGAAGAGTACGGGCGAGAAATGCTTGCGCACGAAGCGCAGTTGCCGGAGCGCACGGGCGAGTTGCGCGAACCGGCGCGCGCGGCGGACCGCGGCGGCCAATATCTTATCGTGCATGTCCTTTCGTCGCGTTATCCAATCAAGGAACGCAACGATCGATGTCAGGCGCTGTTGGAAAAATGGGTGGAACCGTACGCCGCGTTCCAGGCGATGGCGGGCTGCGTGCCGATCATGCGCTACGTGGACAAGGCCTGGGAGTATCTCCTCCGGAACCATCCGCACGATTCAATCGGCGGGTGCAGCATCGATCAGGTTCACCGGGACATGCAATACCGGTTCGATCAGTGCGAGTTGATCGGCGATGGTGTCTTGCGCCGCGCGATGGCCCTTGTCGGGCAGGCGTCCGATGCTCCCGATGCGTGGCCGAACGTTGTCGTCCACAATCCGTTGCCGTTCGCGCGATCGGGCGTGTTCGAGGTCGCGGTGCCGTTTCGCGCGGACTGGCCGAAAAAGTACGTTGACGGTCTCGCAACGGCTGAAATCTGCAACAAGTTCGCGCTTGTGGATGCGGATGGAGGGCGCATTCCGTTCCAACTGTCCCGTATCGAACGAGGCGTCGAACTCAAGGCGATCAATTCCATGGGACGCAAGGCCACGCATGGGGGAGACGTGTACCATCTTGCCGTCGAGATGACGCTTCCGCCGTGCGGTTATGCGGGGTTTTGCGTGGAGCCGACCGATGAAGGAACGCGCAATGCCGGTTCGTGCATGACGGGCGTGTTGTCTGCTTCCACGGGCCTTGTCGGCTTTACCTTGCACCCGAACGGCTTGGCCTGCTTGACGCATGAGGCCAGCGGCGTTGCCTTCGACGGCCTGTTCCTCTACGAGGATTGCGGTGATTCGGGCGATGGCTGGACCCGTGGGCGGCTGATTGACGACATAATCTTCCGCAGTCCGGGATCGCGCGTGACAACGGCCGTTGACGAGGATGGCGCCTTGCGCACCGTGTTTCGCGCCGAGCGCGTGTTCGAACTGCCGCGCATGATGGAACGCGGAATCTATCGCCGTTCCGGCGAACGCGTCGAATTGCGCGTTACCGACCGGATTTATGTCGAAAAAGGCGCTTCGTGTGTCCGCGTGCGGACGCGGATCGAAAACACGTGCATGGACCATCGGTTCCGTGTATTGTTTCCAACGCATCTCGATACGGACGTGTCGTTTGCGGAAACGCCGTTTGCCGTGGTCGAGCGGCCGGTCGCGGCGCCGCCGGAATCCGCGGCGTGGCAGGAACGTGTCAATCCCGAAAAAGCGTTCACGTCCTTTTTTGGCGTAAAAACAGAAACAGGCGGTCTGGCTGTATTGGCGCCGTTTGGTCTGCATGAATACGAGGCCGCGGAAACGCCCGACCGATCCCTCGCGCTGACGTTGTTCCGTTCGACATTCAAGACGGTCGGCACGCCCGGCGAACCGGACGGCGAACTGCTTGGGCCGTTGGAATTCGAGTACTTGCTGTATCCCTTTGCGGGCGTATTCGACGCGCCGGAAGCACTTCGACTCGTCGCGTGCGCGCAGGCCGGCGTGCGAACGCATTCGGCGGCGGAATTACCCGCGCCGCGTTCGTTCCTGCGCGTCGAATCCCTCAAGGCTGTCGCCACGGCGATCAAACCGGCGTTCGATGGCAGGGGGATTGTCGTGCGCTTGTGGAATCCGTCGGAAGGCAAGGCAAAGGCCGTGATCGTCTGCGAACGCGCGGTCGCTGAAGCGTCGCTGTGCAACCTGAATGAGGAACACTTGGAACCCCTCAAGCCTGGCCGGGATGGCTCGGTGGCGGTGGGCGTTCCGTCGCGTGGACTGGCGACCGTGCGGTTATGCCTGGCCTAACTGGCGTGGATGATGAGGGGGGTTGTCTGTATGGTATGTGAAAAGTTATGATCCCCTCATTCAGCCAATAATTTATTTGAAGGCAATGGAGAGAAATGCAATGGGCAAAGGCGATAGACGCACGAAGAGAGGCAAAATCTGGCACGGCAGTTACGGCAATACGCGCCCCAAGAAGACAAAGAAATCCAAAACCTGATCCGCGTGTGCGCGTGGCGCGGGAACAAGGGTTGGCTGCGGGAATAGCGCCGACCCGGTGAAACGCCGGCCCAAGTTTTCATGGCACGAAGAAGAAAATCGCGTAAGAAGCCCGTTTGGGAGCGAATCTGGTTGCGCATTCGCGCGAACCTGATTTCCGGGATGGCGGTCATCGTGCCACTGGGCATTTCGGCGTATGTCATCCAGTTGTTTTATCGCCTCACGGCCGGCCGTCTTACTCCTGCGGTGAATCGGGTTACCGAGGAATGGCCGGCCTATCTAACCGCCGCTTTTTCGATCCTGTTGTTGTTTATCGTCCTCTATGGGGTCGGGCTTGTCACGGCGGTGGTGGTAGGCCGGCGCTTGATAGCCCTTGCGGAATCCATCATCCGACGCATACCCTTGGTCAAGGGCGTTTATGGCGCCTCGAAGCAAATCGTCGAAACCTTGTTGTCGCAGAGCGACGGGGACGGTTTCAAGTCGGTGGCGCTGGTCGAGTTTCCCCGCCGCGGCGTCTATTCGCTTGCCTTCGTGACAGGGACGATCGAGATCGAAGGGCGCGAATTTTTTAAGGTATTCGTGCCAACCACACCCAATCCGACCAGCGGGTACTTCGAGATCATGGACCCTTCGCTCGTACGTCTGACCGGTTTTTCTGTCGAGGATGGGGTAAAAATCCTTATGTCGGGCGGCATTCTGGCGCCGGAAACCATTGACGACGAGTCTTCAGGCGCTCGGGGAGATTCGGCATGCTAGGCAAGAGACGCCGGCAAGAGAAAAACATGTGGCAACGGTTTCGGCACGACATGCGCACGCGGATCGTATCGGGACTATTGGTCATCGTGCCGTTGGGCATCACCGTTTTCGCCTTGGGTTTTCTTTACGATCTCACTGCGGGCAAACTGTCGCCATACATCCTTCGATGGGCCGGCCCCATGAAACCGTACACGGTCGTGGCCATATCCGTACTGATCTTCTTCTTGGCGCTTTACGGGGTGGGATTCGTGACCAATTTCGTGCTGGGCCGCAAACTACTCTCCCTCACCGAAATAATCATCCAACGCATTCCGGTTGTGAAAACGGTCTATATCGCGTCAAAACAGGTCATCGAGGGGCTTGCCCCCAGCGATGACAGAAGAGGGCAAGGCCGGGAAGTCGTCCTGATTGATTATCCCATACACGGCATGAAGGCTGTCGGATTCGTGACCGGCCGCATACGGCTACCCGATGGAAACGAATACCTGAAGGTTTTCGTGCCGACCGTCCCCAACATGACTGTGGGATTTGTGCAGATGGTGGCGCTTGGCGATGCCCGATACTGTAAACTCTCGGTTGAAGACGCCATCAAGTTCATTGTGTCCTTGGGCATCATTGCCCCGCGATCGCTTGCATTGAAACCCGTGGCGCCCAGTGAACCGGCCCTTTCCCGCCAGAAGGGTTGATTGTTTCTGAAACCCGTGCCAGACTTTGATTTTCTGTACCGGTGTCGTGTATAAAACACGTCCTTGAAGTGCCGGGGATGCCGGTTGAAAGTCGGGAATGCATGATTTCGAAGACGGGTTTGTACGTGATCCGGGCGTTGGCGGAATTGGCCAAAGTTCCGGAAGACAGTTGGTTGGGGACGGCGGTGCTGGCGAAGGAAATAGATGCGCCAGTCAACTACTTGGGCAAATTACTCCATATCCTTGCGCGCGAACGCATCATTCTCTCGCAAAAAGGCGTGCGAGGGGGGGTTCGCCTGGCCCACCCCGCGCATGAGGTGACGCTTTACGAGGCCCTCGAGCCATTCGAAAATTTCCGACGGTGGACGGAGTGCATGCTGGGGAAAAAAGGATGCCCGGAAGAAGGTCTCTGCGTACTGGACGCCAAGTGGGAACCTGTGCGCAACGAAGTGCTTCGTTTTCTTCAGGCGACCACGGCGGCGGATCTGGTCTCCGAACCCAAGTCTTTGCCTCCGTTGTCAGAATAAGGCTTATTCAATATTCCAATTGGATAATCTTACTTGGACCAATCGTCGGCATCGGCCATCGGCGCTTCGTCCACTTCCACTTCAACTTGTGTACCGGCATCGAAGCCAAGATCGTCTACCACTTCGACATCGGTGGGTTCTTCTTCGGCAAGGTCGTCGGGCACGATAACTTCCTCGATGGCCACGTCCGTGCGCGTATCATCGTCATCTGCATCGAGAAAGATGGAATCGGTGGTTTCGACGATCGTTTCTTCCGGTTCGATTTCATCCAAATCTTCGCCGAGGAGGTTCGCCTCGTCTGGGGCGGTGGATGGCATAAGGCGCCGGGGCTTGCGCTTGAGTGAGGGTTTCCGGACGGCCTTGTCGTCACCCGCGCCCAGACGCACCAGTTCCTCGTCGCCGCATTCCGGGCACTTATATCCCAGTTTCTCGGCGCCCCAGTCCAAAAAACGTTTTCCACATTTCCGACAATGATATTTCACCGCCATTGAAATCGTCCCTTTCATGGGTAATTTGCGGTAACGCTATCCAACTCAACCTGTCAAAGCGGGCGGATTATAACAAAAGCGATCCTGGAAGTGAAGAGTCTTGTTTGCCGACGTGTTGGCCGTTGCCGCCGTCATTCTGGCGGCCGCCGTATTGGAAGCGGATGCGCATAGGACTCTGAACTGGCAAGCCCGCCGGCAACAGGCGGCGAGGCAGGATGGCCCGGCGCCTCTCAAGGCGCACGACATGTCGGCCTTGGACCGGGTACATGTCAGCGGTCCGGGTATTTGCTGGCTGCTGAGACCGAATCTGGAGAATTACGAGATAAAGGGACGCTGTTAGAATTGTGACGTCCATTTTATACTGTCCACGAATGAGCAGGGTTTGCGCAATCCGCTGCTTGCGCCTGCGGGATCCCGATCGTTTTTCTGCGCTGGCCAGAGGAACAGCAGGTTCCTCAACGGAAACCGGCGCCCGAGCACTATAAGCCGACGCTGATGGAAACCTGCCGGGAAATCGGCGCTTCGCTGATCAACCTGTACGAGGCGTTTGTGGGTGCGGAAGAGTCGCTGTATCTGGACCCTGTCCATCCCAACCCGGCCGGATGTCGTGGCGGAAGCGGTCGAACAGGAAATTCGCCGCCTGCTTCCTTGACGGGGCCTGCCTATCGGGAAGTCCCCGCGCGTTCCATGGCCCACCGGATCATTTCCCGATGGGCTCGCGGTTCGCTGTCGCGCAAGTAAAGCAGTCCTATCGGATATCCGAGAATGACGGAACCGGGCTTGTGCGCCGCCAGTTTATGGTGGGCCGTGTTCAGTGCAAAGGCATAACCGTTTCCCATGGATGCGAGATCCGTGGGGCCTATGGGGCCATTGGCCGGTGCAACGTTCAGGCGGGCGATGCCTTCCGCCGGCAAAGGGGCAGATTCGGCGTACAGCGGAGGAATCCCTTCCAAATCCGCAATGACCGGCATGGGATGGCGATCAAGGCGTTCCTGGGCGCTTTGGGGCAGCAAGGCCCGCGGACTGAAGGCTTTGAACAACAGCCGGTAGCCCGATAGGTCTTCGGAAAGATTATCTTCATTCACGATGCGAACGGGAATTTCAAGATCGCGAAACAACTTGTATACACCAAATTGGGCGTCGTGAACCCATTGGTTTGCTTCGCGGTATGAATAATGGGTCCACTTTGATAAAAACAGAAGGACCGTGTCTTTACGGGATACCAATCGGTTCGTGCCGTGCGGTACATTCTCCCCGTGTTCGGCGAATACAGAGACCAAGTCCCGCAACAAGGGAAAAGTAGAGGGCATTTCTGCATTGTACGAGTAGTTGGCGACTTTCAATCCAGCGCCGGCTTGTGCGGCCTGCCGGCCGATCGCCAGAAGTTGGCCGTGGCTGTATCCAAGCCCAATCGTGGACTGATAGGCATCGAATTCGAATTGAACGGGCCGTTGCGCGATGCCGCGAAAACTGTCCACCGCCGTGGCCGCGGTCCAGGCATCATCCTTGACATGCCAGAAGAAATCGTAGGAATGAACAATCTGATCCATGCCGCGCGACAAGCCCCAATAGTCGAGATTGGACATCGCTGCGCTTTCTTTCCGGTAACTTTCGCCCAACGGCGCCGACAAGCGCGCTTTCGGATCGCCCGCACGAACGGCCGCGGCAAACCGTTCTACGGCTTCGCGCCAGCACTGTTCGCGAAATGCAATCCATGCGCGGTTTGCCGGATTGCGGTCGGGAACGCCTTGGGTTGGCCCCGGAACCGGCGGTTTTTCGGGGAGAGGCGTGTTGCGCTCGACCACGTCGCGCAGCCAAGCGGGGCGGGGCGATGCAATCGCCTTGCGCCACGCGGCCAGCGTCGAAGGATCGTAACTCCACCACTCCGACCATTTCAGTTCCGCATGGATGCCGATGAACGGGCTGAAATAGACGTCCTCGCCGGCGCATGCCCGGGCAAGCGTTGTGCAAAGAGGAGCGAAGCGACTCCAGAAGCGCTCATCCATAATGGACGGCGGTTTCTGCGGCACGGGCGATCCGTCCGCCGCGACCCATGTGTCGCCGTCGTACCAGTCGGGTGTGGCGCCGCCATAGTAACTGTTGATGCGCAACCGCATGCCGGCGCCGTGGCGCTTGCAGACGGCGAGGCGTTCAGAAAGCCATTTGATCTCGTATTGGCCCCGTCGTGGCTCGACATGTTTCCAAGGAACGGAAATCTCGATGCGATTGAATCCCATCGCAACGAGATCCGCGGTCCATGTTTCGAATAGGGCCAGATCCTGGCAGGGCGCGGTCCAATCCCAGATATCGAACGACGCTTCCCGTTCCTCCGGGACGACGGCGCACAGGAGTCCCACGAGGGCCGCAATCACTTGATGCCGGCCTTTTCCGCGAGGGCTTTTTCCATCTCCACACGAAACCCTTTCATGTCCTCGAGGCGCAGCAGGATCAGATGGGATATGCCGAGGGCGAAAAGAGGTTTTGTGCCGG is a genomic window containing:
- a CDS encoding DUF502 domain-containing protein; this translates as MRIRANLISGMAVIVPLGISAYVIQLFYRLTAGRLTPAVNRVTEEWPAYLTAAFSILLLFIVLYGVGLVTAVVVGRRLIALAESIIRRIPLVKGVYGASKQIVETLLSQSDGDGFKSVALVEFPRRGVYSLAFVTGTIEIEGREFFKVFVPTTPNPTSGYFEIMDPSLVRLTGFSVEDGVKILMSGGILAPETIDDESSGARGDSAC
- a CDS encoding 30S ribosomal protein THX; this translates as MGKGDRRTKRGKIWHGSYGNTRPKKTKKSKT
- a CDS encoding DUF502 domain-containing protein, which translates into the protein MLGKRRRQEKNMWQRFRHDMRTRIVSGLLVIVPLGITVFALGFLYDLTAGKLSPYILRWAGPMKPYTVVAISVLIFFLALYGVGFVTNFVLGRKLLSLTEIIIQRIPVVKTVYIASKQVIEGLAPSDDRRGQGREVVLIDYPIHGMKAVGFVTGRIRLPDGNEYLKVFVPTVPNMTVGFVQMVALGDARYCKLSVEDAIKFIVSLGIIAPRSLALKPVAPSEPALSRQKG
- a CDS encoding Rrf2 family transcriptional regulator; translation: MISKTGLYVIRALAELAKVPEDSWLGTAVLAKEIDAPVNYLGKLLHILARERIILSQKGVRGGVRLAHPAHEVTLYEALEPFENFRRWTECMLGKKGCPEEGLCVLDAKWEPVRNEVLRFLQATTAADLVSEPKSLPPLSE